A window from Carassius auratus strain Wakin chromosome 48, ASM336829v1, whole genome shotgun sequence encodes these proteins:
- the LOC113065854 gene encoding alpha-2,8-sialyltransferase 8E-like, producing MALAFLQWIFRLLMALIVFQGVCVMFYFTPNTHSSRDGMTEALRQMHCAKLRRKFSIIKPAKSIKMESFTRELSDFMSCPYKSNTTEREVNRLSLQIFCNATGSLFLTKRNTAVNQSIPYETSTTDTYTMNETLHSMMPEDFPWSGRRLGRCAVVGSGGILKNSSCGREIDSADFVIRFNLAMINDSDVGLKTDLITINPSQIQKEYKNLEENTDPLVERVSVYGNTFFIMPAFAYKFCTELSIRALNVLHAIRPQKPMAFFSPYYLQTLDGFWKRRGLNPRRLSTGFMLISTALELCEDVHVYGFWPFYTDLQDNPVPYHYYNLNRPSKRMHKMPEEFVRLLKLHSQGALTLHLQPCSSDTH from the exons ATGGCGTTGGCGTTTCTACAGTGGATCTTCAGGCTGTTGATGGCCCTAATCGTCtttcagggtgtgtgtgtgatgttttattttacaccCAACACACACTCGTCCAg AGATGGGATGACGGAGGCTCTTCGGCAGATGCACTGCGCAAAACTCAGACGCAAGTTTTCCATTATCAAACCGGCCAAAAG tATTAAAATGGAGAGTTTCACACGGGAGCTATCAGATTTCATGAGCTGCCCGTACAAATCCAACACAACTGAGCGGGAGGTCAACAG aTTGAGCCTACAGATTTTCTGTAACGCCACAGGATCGTTATTCCTCACCAAACGAAACACAGCCGTCAATCAGTCCATCCCATATGAGACAAGCACAACAGATACATACACAATGAACGAAACCCTCCACAGCATGATGCCTGAG gatttCCCCTGGAGTGGTCGTCGTCTGGGTCGGTGTGCTGTAGTTGGCAGTGGTGGGATCCTGAAGAACAGCAGCTGTGGACGTGAGATTGACAGCGCAGACTTCGTCATACG gTTTAATTTGGCGATGATTAATGACAGTGATGTTGGGCTGAAGACGGATCTGATAACCATCAACCCCAGTCAGATTCAGAAAGA atacAAAAACCTGGAGGAGAATACAGATCCTCTGGTGGAGCGGGTCAGTGTGTACGGAAACACCTTCTTCATTATGCCTGCCTTTGCCTACAAATTCTGCACTGAACTGTCAATCAGAGCTCTTAATGTCCTTCATGCAATCAGACCACAGAAGCCAATGGCGTTCTTCAGCCCTTATTACCTGCAGACACTGGACGGTTTCTGGAAGAGGCGGGGCCTGAATCCACGCCGCCTTTCCACTGGGTTTATGTTAATCAGCACGGCGCTGGAACTATGTGAAGACGTGCACGTGTACGGATTCTGGCCATTTTACACCGACCTGCAGGACAATCCCGTTCCGTACCACTATTACAACCTGAACAGACCTAGCAAGCGCATGCACAAAATGCCGGAGGAGTTTGTGCGGCTTCTGAAGCTCCACAGCCAGGGGGCGCTGACACTGCACCTGCAGCCCTGCTCCTCAGACACACACTAG